In one Nostoc sp. KVJ3 genomic region, the following are encoded:
- a CDS encoding scytonemin biosynthesis sensor histidine kinase — translation MNSGDYRLARSNTQWPLQPEVEMKFAHFLINQAVDAAFCLGENAQLLYVNDATCRMTEYSREELLSMRLHDIDVDFSLHNWSNISSEGSLTFKSRYRTKGGRIFLVEISISYVKQQDIEFGCAFVREISDEIVELSVQKWTNELKDAKDNLQEEFSQLKAKELELETSLSLLRSTLESTAIGIVAVNFEGDILSLNQKFVDMWQIPESLILSKKCPRCKAFFENQLKEPQAFSRLIWEVSSQSDFESYDILELKDGRVFAHYSKPHWLEGKIIGRVWSIWDITESKQTEEALRLNAVRFRTIAETTDTSTFLIQGMRLCYINPAVEQLTGYTKEELLTGFDLRRLIKSKKRRQVRKQDEAINCEYQEMNILTKYGTERWLACTVVILDGGLDFGGKPVEMITGIDITDYKHAELGLNLALEQAKQLSELRARFLSMVCHQFRTPLNIVSFSNSLLKEEVDKRTQKKIQPLLDHIQKATEQLGQMLDDILFFSKAEAAKINYEPKPLELVEFCNDLVAQMQMSINKIPINFVSQETSLTASIDKKLLEPILKNLLDNAIKYSPSGMTVDLKLYCKNDRVIFQVKDSGIGISALDQQRIFEPFYRGSNIDNIPGTGLGLSILKTLVDLHHGQVSLESQVGVGTTFTVILPLTKLECSSSEL, via the coding sequence ATGAATTCTGGCGATTATAGACTAGCTAGATCAAACACTCAATGGCCACTACAGCCAGAAGTAGAAATGAAGTTTGCTCACTTTCTAATAAATCAAGCTGTAGATGCTGCTTTCTGTTTAGGAGAAAATGCACAGTTGTTATACGTCAACGATGCCACTTGTCGGATGACTGAGTATTCCCGTGAGGAATTACTTTCCATGAGGTTGCATGATATAGACGTAGATTTTTCTCTCCACAATTGGTCAAATATTAGCTCAGAAGGTTCTCTCACCTTTAAATCTCGCTACCGGACAAAAGGAGGTCGGATATTTCTCGTAGAGATATCTATTAGCTATGTAAAACAACAGGATATAGAATTTGGTTGTGCTTTTGTTCGGGAAATAAGTGATGAAATAGTAGAACTGAGCGTGCAAAAGTGGACTAATGAATTAAAGGATGCTAAAGACAATTTACAAGAAGAATTTTCTCAACTCAAAGCCAAAGAATTAGAACTAGAAACATCTCTTTCTTTACTTCGTTCTACTCTCGAATCTACTGCCATTGGTATTGTTGCAGTTAACTTTGAGGGAGATATTCTCAGCTTGAATCAGAAATTTGTGGATATGTGGCAGATCCCAGAATCCCTAATACTATCTAAAAAATGTCCTCGATGCAAAGCCTTTTTTGAAAATCAACTTAAAGAGCCACAAGCCTTTAGTCGCCTGATTTGGGAAGTGTCTAGCCAATCTGATTTCGAGAGTTATGACATTCTGGAATTGAAAGATGGGAGAGTTTTTGCACACTACTCTAAGCCGCACTGGTTGGAAGGCAAAATTATTGGTAGAGTCTGGAGTATTTGGGACATTACTGAATCGAAACAGACTGAAGAAGCATTACGCCTAAACGCTGTTAGATTTCGGACAATAGCCGAAACAACAGATACCAGCACTTTTCTGATTCAAGGTATGCGGCTTTGCTACATAAATCCAGCCGTAGAACAACTCACCGGTTATACAAAAGAGGAACTGTTAACAGGTTTTGATCTTCGCCGGCTAATTAAGAGCAAAAAACGTAGGCAGGTACGTAAGCAAGACGAAGCAATTAACTGTGAATATCAAGAGATGAATATTCTGACAAAATACGGTACAGAGCGTTGGTTAGCTTGCACGGTTGTAATACTGGATGGAGGACTGGATTTTGGAGGAAAACCGGTTGAAATGATTACAGGCATTGATATTACCGATTACAAACATGCAGAATTAGGTCTAAACCTTGCTTTAGAACAAGCAAAGCAACTTAGCGAACTAAGAGCGCGTTTTCTTTCTATGGTTTGCCATCAATTCCGTACACCATTGAATATTGTTTCATTTTCTAATAGTTTACTAAAGGAGGAAGTAGATAAGCGTACACAGAAGAAAATCCAACCACTATTGGATCATATTCAAAAAGCTACTGAACAACTTGGTCAGATGTTGGATGATATTTTATTCTTTTCTAAAGCAGAAGCAGCAAAAATAAACTATGAGCCAAAGCCGCTTGAGTTAGTTGAGTTTTGTAATGATTTAGTTGCACAAATGCAGATGAGCATTAACAAAATCCCGATTAATTTTGTCAGTCAAGAAACGTCTCTAACAGCCTCCATAGATAAAAAACTGTTGGAACCGATTTTAAAGAATTTACTCGATAATGCAATCAAGTATTCTCCCTCCGGGATGACAGTTGATTTGAAACTTTATTGCAAAAATGATCGAGTAATTTTCCAAGTAAAAGATAGTGGGATTGGGATTTCAGCACTAGATCAACAACGAATATTTGAGCCATTTTACCGTGGTAGTAATATTGACAATATCCCTGGTACTGGACTAGGACTATCTATTCTTAAAACCCTGGTAGATTTACATCACGGTCAAGTTTCTTTAGAAAGTCAAGTTGGTGTAGGCACTACGTTTACTGTGATATTGCCATTAACTAAATTAGAGTGTAGTAGTTCCGAGTTATGA
- the argJ gene encoding bifunctional glutamate N-acetyltransferase/amino-acid acetyltransferase ArgJ, with protein sequence MSLTASSTPQGFSAFITNLGIRDTTDDFVFIKSSVPCVADGVFTQSLFAGPSVTISRDNLKDSQAQGIVVISKNANVANGDIGIADAQEVLQLVATETGIPAHNIVIASTGVIGRRYPIEKIRAGLLGLGKKLTPADFNAAARGIMTTDTVSKLATRQIGNAKLVGIAKGVGMIEPNMATLLTFFFTDAAISASSLRSIFRSTIDKTFNCLSVDTDTSTSDSAVILANGLAGEVSEADFASALEEIAQELVLKIARDAEGATKIIEVTVDSAINYTQAKKVAKAIVNSPLVKTAVYGADPNWGRVAMAIGKCENEQQINPERVVISFDNVKVYPSSLTNENLEQLRQIMSKDKVDIHVSLNIGETSATVWGCDLSEGYIEINGKYST encoded by the coding sequence ATGTCATTAACTGCATCTTCTACACCTCAAGGTTTTAGTGCATTTATTACTAATTTGGGAATCCGCGATACAACTGATGATTTTGTATTTATTAAATCATCAGTTCCTTGTGTTGCTGATGGAGTCTTCACTCAAAGTCTTTTCGCCGGGCCAAGTGTTACTATTAGTCGGGATAACTTAAAAGATTCACAAGCACAAGGAATTGTCGTTATATCTAAGAATGCTAATGTCGCTAATGGTGATATTGGTATCGCTGATGCCCAAGAGGTTCTACAATTAGTTGCAACTGAAACTGGAATTCCTGCACATAATATTGTGATAGCTTCTACAGGTGTAATTGGTAGACGTTACCCGATTGAAAAAATCCGAGCAGGTTTATTAGGATTAGGGAAAAAATTGACTCCTGCTGATTTTAATGCCGCCGCCCGTGGTATTATGACCACCGATACAGTATCGAAACTAGCTACACGACAAATAGGTAATGCCAAACTGGTAGGAATTGCTAAAGGTGTCGGCATGATTGAGCCTAATATGGCAACTCTGCTAACTTTCTTTTTTACTGATGCTGCGATTTCTGCAAGTAGCCTTCGTTCGATTTTTCGCTCTACTATAGATAAAACCTTTAACTGTCTGAGTGTAGATACTGACACTTCTACTAGTGACTCCGCCGTGATTTTAGCTAATGGTTTAGCTGGCGAAGTTTCAGAAGCAGATTTTGCCAGTGCATTGGAAGAAATTGCCCAAGAATTAGTGCTAAAAATTGCCAGAGATGCAGAAGGTGCTACCAAAATTATTGAGGTAACTGTAGATTCAGCAATTAACTATACACAAGCCAAAAAAGTAGCTAAAGCAATTGTCAATTCACCATTAGTAAAAACTGCTGTTTATGGTGCAGATCCGAATTGGGGACGAGTGGCTATGGCTATCGGCAAATGTGAAAATGAACAGCAGATAAATCCAGAAAGAGTTGTTATTAGTTTTGATAACGTGAAAGTTTATCCTAGTAGCTTAACTAATGAAAATCTGGAACAATTAAGGCAAATTATGTCTAAAGATAAAGTAGATATTCATGTTAGCCTCAATATTGGTGAAACTTCTGCAACTGTATGGGGTTGCGATCTTTCAGAGGGTTACATAGAAATTAATGGCAAATATTCAACTTGA
- a CDS encoding ATP-binding protein has translation MDFDYFRSNEGTPTNNTRQSLLASGWRPFNRELDWSFLWQLLSSDSRELTQKSLNLASNVADILGRNNYAWWANLLNIVSDNTRYEVEKFWNYITPDPQSPDHRYKDVLSTETPIVQFVSRSSIPIDYVLNRLQEITVLRVLGVLGNPDIITQYYSERDFYFPIDRFISWERLDVINTVYAYWAKHDVWLQIDPYDRGRRQYSLMARNLAPLINKATYDLAVMLSGYQSRVGKVHSQFSTRTFPADIQNFTDAVQQAILNQNQLAVVVHGKPGTGKTVWTQAVAKEILVPLGYVIFILDHDAIANFVPPTYIERICIVINEADNLAQNRASEVAQYNNKTEHILSLLDGTLYQSVIDESGIQMQQRLVVLMTCNTTERLDPAMLRKGRVDLMYEFTQLFI, from the coding sequence ATGGATTTTGACTATTTTAGAAGTAATGAAGGCACTCCTACAAATAATACTCGGCAAAGCTTGCTTGCTAGCGGTTGGCGACCATTTAATCGAGAATTAGACTGGAGCTTTTTGTGGCAACTGTTGTCTAGTGACTCCCGCGAATTAACTCAAAAAAGTTTGAATTTAGCGAGTAATGTTGCTGATATTTTGGGACGAAATAATTATGCTTGGTGGGCTAATTTATTAAACATTGTATCTGATAATACCCGCTACGAAGTGGAAAAATTTTGGAATTACATCACACCAGATCCGCAATCACCAGATCATCGCTACAAAGATGTTTTGAGTACGGAAACTCCCATTGTCCAATTTGTCAGTCGGAGTAGTATTCCGATTGATTATGTTCTGAATCGGCTGCAAGAAATTACTGTACTGCGAGTTTTAGGTGTGTTGGGTAATCCTGACATTATTACTCAGTATTATTCAGAAAGAGATTTTTATTTTCCTATAGATAGATTTATTAGCTGGGAACGCTTAGATGTGATCAATACTGTTTATGCTTACTGGGCGAAGCATGACGTTTGGTTGCAAATTGATCCTTACGATCGCGGGCGACGACAATATAGTTTAATGGCCAGAAATCTTGCACCACTAATTAACAAAGCAACTTACGACTTAGCAGTGATGCTAAGTGGATATCAAAGTCGTGTAGGAAAAGTTCACAGTCAATTTAGCACTCGCACATTTCCAGCAGATATCCAAAACTTTACTGATGCTGTACAACAAGCGATTTTGAATCAAAACCAGTTAGCGGTTGTGGTACATGGAAAACCGGGTACTGGTAAAACAGTCTGGACACAGGCAGTAGCAAAAGAAATTCTTGTACCTTTGGGATATGTAATTTTTATTTTAGATCATGATGCGATCGCTAATTTTGTCCCCCCAACTTACATAGAGCGTATTTGTATCGTTATTAACGAAGCTGATAACCTAGCGCAAAATCGTGCTTCTGAGGTAGCGCAATACAATAATAAAACAGAACACATTCTCAGCCTACTGGATGGCACTTTGTATCAAAGTGTGATTGATGAGTCTGGTATTCAAATGCAGCAACGATTAGTTGTTTTGATGACTTGTAACACTACTGAAAGATTAGATCCAGCAATGTTACGTAAGGGCAGAGTGGATTTAATGTATGAGTTTACACAACTATTTATTTAA
- a CDS encoding PAS domain S-box protein, which translates to MIDFLNNFFSISQFIPHGHCYLWKPGLVWLHLVSDVFTALAYYSIPVMLVYFVRKRRDVPFDWIFIMFGTFIVACGTTHLMDVWTLWHPTYWLSGLIKAVTAFISVLTAIKLVPLIPKALALPSPTQLEAANYQLAKEIAERIRTEEVLRESEQRWQLALRGNNDGIWDWNVQTNKIFFSSRWKEMLGYEDNEISDRLDERLKRVHPDDIGWVTQAIQDYFAQKTPLYTNEHRVLCKDGTYKWILDRGQALWDENGNVVRMTGTQKDITERKQAEKVLSSLLEQLESKVEKRTVELTRINQSLQAEITERQRIEEALRESEQRFRATFHQAAVGIAHVAIDGRWLLVNQKLCDILGYTPEELQLLTFQDITHPNDLNADLKYINQILADNIQTYSMEKRYLHKDASIVWVNLTVSLMREPNGEPKYFISVVEDISERKAAQRDRRRWEEQIQASLSEKEVLLKEIYHRVKNNLQVISSLLSLQSAYIKDEHDLVIFKQSQQRIASMALVHEKLYQSQDLAKINFGEYIRDLIASLFSAYEVNEDAIALNININDRVFLGLDTAIPCSLIIHELVSNSLKYAFPADRNGTIYIEINQNQNHQITLIVSDDGIGLPANFNFKKIASLGWQLVDALTNQLSGNINIQGSMGVECQLTFALT; encoded by the coding sequence ATGATAGATTTCTTAAATAATTTTTTCTCTATTAGCCAGTTTATTCCTCACGGACATTGCTACCTCTGGAAACCAGGATTGGTGTGGTTGCATCTGGTTTCAGATGTATTCACTGCACTTGCTTATTATTCAATTCCAGTGATGCTAGTTTATTTTGTCCGTAAACGGCGAGATGTGCCTTTCGACTGGATATTCATAATGTTTGGCACATTCATCGTTGCTTGTGGCACAACCCACTTGATGGATGTATGGACGCTTTGGCATCCTACCTATTGGCTATCAGGGCTAATCAAAGCGGTAACAGCTTTTATCTCCGTGTTGACGGCTATAAAACTTGTGCCATTAATACCCAAGGCATTAGCTTTACCAAGTCCTACCCAACTAGAGGCTGCAAACTACCAACTAGCAAAAGAAATTGCTGAACGCATCCGAACAGAGGAGGTGTTGAGAGAAAGTGAGCAACGCTGGCAATTAGCTTTGCGCGGTAATAATGATGGAATTTGGGACTGGAATGTTCAAACTAATAAAATTTTCTTTTCCTCTCGGTGGAAGGAAATGCTCGGTTATGAAGACAACGAAATTTCTGATCGTTTAGATGAAAGGCTGAAACGAGTGCATCCAGACGATATTGGCTGGGTGACACAAGCAATTCAAGATTACTTTGCTCAGAAAACGCCACTTTACACTAATGAGCATCGCGTTTTATGTAAAGACGGCACTTACAAATGGATTTTAGATCGAGGTCAAGCACTGTGGGATGAAAATGGTAACGTAGTGCGAATGACAGGTACACAAAAAGATATCACTGAGCGTAAACAAGCAGAGAAAGTATTAAGTAGTCTACTGGAGCAATTAGAAAGCAAAGTTGAGAAACGAACAGTGGAGTTAACAAGAATCAATCAATCACTACAGGCAGAAATTACTGAGCGCCAGCGAATAGAAGAAGCATTGCGGGAAAGCGAACAACGATTCCGCGCTACATTCCATCAAGCCGCCGTTGGCATCGCCCATGTAGCGATAGATGGAAGGTGGTTATTAGTTAATCAAAAGCTTTGCGATATTCTTGGTTACACACCCGAAGAACTACAATTGCTAACTTTTCAAGATATTACTCACCCAAATGATCTTAACGCCGACCTAAAATATATTAACCAGATTTTAGCAGATAATATTCAAACTTATTCGATGGAAAAGCGCTATTTACATAAAGATGCTTCCATCGTTTGGGTTAATCTCACTGTGTCTTTAATGCGCGAACCAAATGGAGAGCCAAAGTATTTTATTTCTGTGGTTGAAGATATTAGCGAACGGAAAGCTGCACAGCGCGATCGCCGACGATGGGAGGAGCAAATTCAAGCATCACTCTCAGAAAAGGAGGTGTTATTAAAAGAGATTTACCATCGGGTAAAAAATAATTTACAAGTTATTTCTAGTCTACTAAGTTTGCAATCTGCTTATATCAAAGACGAACATGATTTAGTAATATTTAAACAAAGTCAACAGCGAATTGCATCAATGGCTTTAGTTCACGAAAAATTGTACCAGTCTCAAGACTTGGCAAAAATTAATTTTGGTGAGTATATTCGAGATTTGATAGCAAGTTTATTTAGTGCATACGAAGTCAATGAAGATGCGATCGCTCTGAATATAAATATCAACGATCGAGTGTTTCTCGGCTTGGATACAGCAATTCCTTGTAGTTTAATTATCCATGAGCTTGTATCAAATTCTTTGAAATATGCATTTCCAGCAGATAGAAATGGTACAATCTATATCGAAATTAATCAAAATCAAAACCATCAGATTACACTTATAGTCAGTGATGATGGAATTGGTTTACCAGCAAATTTTAATTTCAAAAAAATCGCCTCTTTAGGTTGGCAGTTAGTAGACGCTTTAACCAATCAACTTTCAGGAAATATCAATATCCAAGGTTCTATGGGAGTAGAGTGTCAGTTGACATTTGCATTAACATAA
- a CDS encoding response regulator, whose protein sequence is MISESSNKILVIEDDNVTRDLYLKGLKAKGFDTISADNGLAGIQQVQEYIPDLVICDITMPDIDGYSVLNALRQDPLTAIIPFIFLTGSSSKADVRKAMELGADDYLTKPSTLDELLRAIAIRLQKQANLQNWCTMKSEKALKSVFADNTTVAIAQDTPNREAIIPSKSIFPAIPQLKEVFDFIEAHYHQGITLCDVAVAVGYSPAYLTNRVARQTGETVNCWIVKRRMAGARFLLQNNNQTIEKIAKALGYQDVSHFSRQFRQHHGLPPQAWRKQHQLGYQKQVKLW, encoded by the coding sequence ATGATATCTGAATCGTCAAATAAAATTCTCGTCATTGAAGATGATAATGTTACCCGCGACCTTTATTTAAAAGGTCTTAAGGCTAAAGGTTTTGATACAATCAGCGCAGATAATGGTCTTGCTGGTATTCAACAAGTACAAGAGTATATACCCGACTTAGTGATTTGCGATATTACGATGCCTGATATAGATGGTTATAGTGTTTTAAATGCACTACGCCAAGATCCTCTGACAGCAATTATTCCCTTTATTTTTTTGACAGGGAGTAGTAGCAAAGCAGATGTTCGCAAAGCTATGGAATTGGGAGCAGACGACTATCTTACCAAACCTTCTACACTAGATGAATTGCTCAGAGCGATCGCTATCCGGCTACAAAAGCAAGCTAATCTGCAAAACTGGTGTACGATGAAATCTGAGAAAGCGCTAAAATCAGTATTTGCAGATAATACTACAGTTGCGATCGCTCAAGATACCCCCAATCGAGAAGCCATAATCCCTTCTAAGTCAATCTTTCCCGCCATTCCTCAATTAAAAGAAGTTTTCGACTTTATCGAAGCCCATTATCATCAAGGAATTACTTTGTGTGATGTAGCTGTTGCTGTTGGCTACTCACCCGCTTACTTAACTAATCGAGTCGCAAGACAGACGGGAGAGACTGTAAACTGCTGGATTGTCAAACGCCGGATGGCGGGGGCTCGTTTTTTACTCCAAAATAATAATCAGACGATCGAGAAGATAGCGAAAGCATTGGGCTATCAGGATGTGTCTCATTTTTCCCGCCAGTTTCGCCAACATCATGGTTTACCTCCCCAGGCTTGGCGCAAACAGCATCAGCTTGGATATCAAAAACAGGTGAAACTCTGGTGA
- a CDS encoding WGxxGxxG-CTERM domain-containing protein, with protein sequence MKNSHLSKAALATVFAISFASVSLPPSVFAQSGGSGSGGSSSGTGSTGSGSTGTGTTGTGSTGGTGSTGGTGSTGTGSTGSGSTGSGSTGTGTTGTGTTGTGSTGTGTTGTDTTGGGMNGTGTTGSGSTGTGSTGTGSTGTGSTGTGSTGTGTTGTDATGGGMNGTGTTGGGATGTDTGSGTTSTDSTGTGTTSTDSTGTNRNAGITTSQRTSDRGFDWGWLGLFGLLGLAGLARNRDKVRAYSDPNEVTSTRSR encoded by the coding sequence ATGAAGAATTCTCATCTATCTAAAGCTGCTTTGGCTACCGTCTTTGCCATTAGTTTCGCTTCTGTATCCTTACCTCCTTCTGTTTTTGCCCAAAGCGGAGGCTCTGGTAGTGGTGGTAGTAGTTCAGGCACTGGCTCAACAGGTAGTGGAAGTACAGGCACTGGTACAACAGGTACTGGCTCAACAGGAGGTACTGGCTCAACAGGAGGTACTGGCTCAACAGGTACTGGCTCAACAGGTAGTGGAAGTACAGGTAGTGGCTCAACAGGCACTGGAACTACAGGCACTGGTACAACAGGTACTGGCTCAACAGGCACTGGAACTACAGGTACTGACACTACAGGCGGTGGTATGAATGGCACTGGAACTACAGGTAGTGGAAGTACAGGCACTGGCTCAACAGGCACTGGCTCAACAGGCACTGGCTCAACAGGCACTGGCTCAACAGGTACTGGAACTACAGGTACTGACGCTACAGGCGGTGGCATGAATGGCACTGGAACTACAGGCGGTGGCGCTACAGGCACTGATACAGGTAGTGGTACAACAAGCACTGACTCAACAGGCACTGGTACTACAAGTACTGACTCAACAGGTACTAACAGGAATGCAGGTATTACAACTTCCCAAAGAACTAGCGATCGCGGTTTCGATTGGGGTTGGCTAGGTTTATTTGGTCTACTTGGTTTAGCAGGTCTGGCTCGTAATCGCGATAAAGTCCGCGCTTATAGCGATCCTAATGAAGTAACAAGTACTCGTTCTAGATAG
- a CDS encoding response regulator, giving the protein MTNAKILVVEDEAIVAKDLQHRLVRFGYTVPVIASSGEEAINQAVEISPDLVLMDIKLKGKMDGIEAAQEIHKHLDIPIIYLTAYADESTLIRAKIAEPFCYLLKPFKEKELQTNIEITLYKHGLERQLKVNKKWLDALLRSISDGVIASDLQELVTFMNPVAENLTGWKQEEAYGRHSSEIFNIANAETHNPIESPIIKVLQDGIIVSIPAETILITRDGEEIPIDDSAAPIKDDKDNITGAVLVFRDVSERKRAIEREELVVKWEEINQLKNDFLNLVSHELRSPLSNIKLMIQMIQVSTDTEETQRYLQLMEAECDRELGLINDLLDLQRLESSSYPIITPDALLLQQWLTWVIEPFQIRVQEHQQTLQLNLSSNLPPLFSDSTCLERIIVELLNNACKYTPLGGEIILSVSHNSSEVPAKTIITTSNSIEIPATELSRIFEKFYRLANADIWNQGGSGLGLPIVKKLVEQLQGNIQVESSNGWTTFTLTLTDL; this is encoded by the coding sequence ATGACAAACGCAAAAATTTTAGTTGTGGAAGATGAAGCTATTGTTGCTAAAGATTTACAACATCGACTTGTAAGATTTGGCTACACAGTTCCTGTTATCGCTTCTTCAGGAGAAGAAGCAATTAACCAAGCAGTAGAAATATCCCCAGATTTAGTGCTAATGGATATTAAGCTAAAAGGTAAAATGGACGGGATAGAAGCTGCACAAGAAATCCATAAGCATTTAGATATTCCCATAATATATCTGACTGCTTATGCAGATGAAAGCACATTGATCCGAGCTAAGATAGCTGAACCATTTTGCTACTTATTGAAACCTTTTAAGGAAAAAGAACTACAAACAAATATCGAAATAACTCTATATAAACATGGTTTAGAAAGGCAATTAAAAGTAAATAAAAAATGGCTAGATGCACTTTTAAGAAGTATCAGTGATGGCGTGATTGCTAGCGATCTGCAAGAATTGGTAACTTTTATGAATCCCGTAGCTGAAAATCTTACTGGATGGAAACAAGAAGAAGCTTATGGCAGACATTCATCAGAAATATTCAATATTGCCAATGCAGAAACTCATAACCCTATTGAAAGTCCCATCATCAAAGTCCTTCAAGATGGTATTATAGTTAGTATCCCAGCAGAAACTATTCTAATTACTAGAGACGGGGAAGAAATACCAATTGATGACAGCGCTGCACCAATTAAAGATGATAAAGATAATATTACGGGTGCTGTGTTAGTTTTTCGAGATGTTAGTGAGCGGAAACGAGCAATTGAGCGAGAGGAACTTGTGGTGAAATGGGAGGAGATAAATCAACTCAAAAATGACTTTTTAAATTTAGTTTCCCATGAACTGCGATCGCCTCTGAGTAACATCAAGTTAATGATTCAAATGATACAAGTATCTACTGATACTGAAGAAACTCAACGCTATCTACAACTGATGGAAGCAGAGTGCGATCGCGAGTTAGGATTAATTAACGATCTGCTAGACTTACAACGCCTAGAAAGCTCATCCTATCCAATTATCACACCTGATGCGTTGCTCTTACAACAGTGGTTAACTTGGGTAATTGAGCCGTTTCAAATCCGTGTTCAAGAACATCAGCAAACTCTACAGTTAAATCTCTCCTCAAATCTCCCGCCGTTGTTCTCTGATAGCACCTGTTTAGAACGAATTATCGTAGAATTACTCAATAATGCCTGTAAATACACACCATTGGGTGGTGAAATTATCCTAAGTGTAAGTCATAACTCCTCGGAAGTACCCGCAAAAACTATTATTACTACCAGTAATTCAATAGAAATCCCAGCAACAGAGTTATCACGAATCTTTGAGAAATTTTATCGCCTCGCTAATGCAGATATCTGGAATCAAGGTGGTTCTGGATTGGGTTTACCTATAGTAAAGAAATTAGTCGAACAACTGCAAGGAAACATTCAAGTAGAAAGTAGTAATGGATGGACAACATTCACCCTGACATTAACTGATTTATAG